A part of Aegilops tauschii subsp. strangulata cultivar AL8/78 chromosome 2, Aet v6.0, whole genome shotgun sequence genomic DNA contains:
- the LOC109780294 gene encoding uncharacterized protein, with protein MLPLAHPTRHPHPRPASRAPPPERSPARARARPRVPHRSSHALTLTRAQPPSAEPGENTETTSASASSSVLSFLCPLLKFFGGGDPSQERNDIVEVATSSLSSLARLPWGSSVAASSAENVTAPASGPTLQLYEFEACPFCRRVREAMTELDLSAEVYPCPKGSLRHRDVVRKIGGKEQFPLLVDASTGVTMYESGDIVKYLFKQYGQGKSPSFGLLESTIFTGWVPTLLRAGRGMTMWSKAGTVPAEKLELFSFENNTYARIVREALCELELPYVLQNVGEGSSKMSSLLSIAGSKQVPYLMDPNTGFRSGDHKTILSYLFQQYSVGG; from the exons ATGCTTCCCCTCGCGCACCCCACCCGCCATCCCCACCCCCGCCCTGCATCTCGAGCCCCACCTCCGGAGCGCTCTCCtgcccgagcccgagctcgacCTCGCGTTCCCCACCGCTCGTCCCATGCGCTCACCCTCACCCGGGCGCAGCCTCCGAGCGCGGAACCGGGCGAGAATACTGAAACGACCTCCGCCTCCGCCAGCAGCAGCGTCTTGTCGTTCTTGTGCCCGCTTCTCAAGTTCTTCGGG GGCGGGGATCCTTCTCAAGAGCGAAATGACATCGTGGAG GTGGCCACATCTTCTCTTTCAAGTTTAGCTAGACTGCCATGGGGATCAAGTGTTGCAGCTAGTAGTGCTGAAAACGTCACCGCGCCAGCGAGTGGCCCGACTCTTCAACTGTATGAGTTTG AGGCATGCCCCTTCTGTAGGAGGGTCAGGGAGGCCATGACTGAGCTTGATCTTTCTGCAGAG GTTTATCCTTGCCCAAAAGGATCACTGAGGCATAGAGATGTGGTCAGGAAAATTGGAGGGAAGGAGCA GTTTCCACTTCTTGTTGATGCAAGTACTGGCGTCACAATGTATGAAAGTG GAGATATTGTCAAGTACCTGTTCAAacagtatggacaaggaaagagCCCTTCTTTTGGCCTCCTTGAGAG TACAATTTTCACAGGATGGGTGCCTACTCTTCTTCGAGCTGGAAGAGGGATGACAATGTGGAGCAAAGCTGGCACGGTACCTGCAGAGAAGCTGGAACTCTTCTCATTTGAGAACAACACT TACGCAAGGATTGTCCGTGAGGCTCTGTGTGAATTGGAGCTCCCTTACGTTCTCCAGAACGTGGGAGAGGGGTCGTCGAAGATGAGTTCGCTGCTAAGCATAGCAGGTTCTAAGCAG GTACCGTATCTGATGGATCCAAACACC